In Daphnia pulicaria isolate SC F1-1A chromosome 5, SC_F0-13Bv2, whole genome shotgun sequence, a single genomic region encodes these proteins:
- the LOC124341321 gene encoding ras-related protein Rab-11A-like, translated as MGTRDDEYDYLFKVVLIGDSGVGKSNLLSRFTRNEFNLESKSTIGVEFATRSIQVDGKTIKAQIWDTAGQERYRAITSAYYRGAVGALLVYDIAKHLTYENVERWLKELRDHADQNIVIMLVGNKSDLRHLRSVPTDEARAFAERHSLSFIETSALDCTNVETAFHNILTEIYRIVSQRPMHDSPDEDSPPGNSGPIQISPTEPNAGSKSNCCKA; from the exons ATGGGCACCAGAGACGATGAATACGATTATCTCTTTAAAg TCGTGTTGATTGGAGATTCTGGAGTCGGTAAAAGTAACCTGCTCTCTAGATTTACTAGAAATGAATTTAACCTGGAATCCAAGTCCACCATAGGAGTGGAGTTTGCTACTAGGAGCATACAG GTGGATGGAAAGACAATTAAAGCTCAGATTTGGGACACAGCTGGACAGGAACGTTATCGAGCCATTACATCTGC TTACTATCGTGGAGCTGTTGGTGCCCTCTTAGTGTATGATATTGCAAAACATTTGACATATGAAAATGTGGAAAGGTGGTTGAAAGAACTTCGTGACCACGCTGATCAaaacattgtcatcatgttg GTTGGAAACAAGTCTGATTTGCGGCACTTGCGATCAGTTCCTACGGACGAAGCTCGAGCATTTGCTGAACGTCACAGCTTGTCGTTCATCGAAACATCGGCTTTGGATTGCACTAACGTGGAGACCGCCTTTCATAATATTCTAACTG AGATCTACCGCATCGTGTCTCAGCGACCGATGCACGACAGCCCGGATGAAGACTCTCCCCCAGGAAATTCCGGTCCTATTCAAATTTCGCCGACCGAACCCAACGCAGGAAGTAAATCCAATTGCTGCAAGGCGTAA
- the LOC124341414 gene encoding ATP synthase lipid-binding protein, mitochondrial-like, translating to MYCARIVAPVARAALAPRSQMYLRPVSSALMAKPSEQSLVSAAPVRAIQTSAVSRDIDSAAKFIGAGAATVGVAGSGAGIGSIFGSLIIGYARNPSLKQQLFSYAILGFALSEAMGLFCLMMAFLLLFAF from the exons ATGTACTGTGCCAGGATTGTTGCTCCCGTTGCTCGCGCCGCT TTGGCCCCACGATCACAGATGTACCTGCGACCAGTGAGCAGTGCTCTGATGGCCAAGCCCTCAGAACAGTCTTTGGTTTCGGCTGCCCCCGTCCGTGCCATCCAGACCTCAGCTGTGTCCAGAGACATTGACTCTGCCGCCAAGTTCATCGGTGCTGGAGCTGCCACCGTCGGAGTCGCTGGATCTGGTGCCGGAATCGGCAGCATCTTCGGCTCGCTCATCATCGGCTATGCCCGCAACCCATCCCTGAAGCAACAGCTCTTCTCTTACGCCATTCTGGGTTTCGCCCTGTCCGAGGCCATGGGACTCTTCTGTCTCATGATGGCTTTCCTCCTTCTCTTCGCAttctaa
- the LOC124341296 gene encoding peroxisomal membrane protein 11C-like, whose translation MDGLSLQIALRKWCELLDAHAGRDKILRITGYICTLLSDLPGTRNTPLAKKFLTVGRQISNSRTINRLFDDLPMLNRTLSYGIGSSEKDQIIRISNLISNVINTCYYPLEHLAWFGDQQVLAVESKTFWRGVSYCWASTMYLAIVRTVRTISMLIQHRRHTLHSGKPSDSDVMKFRRGMLQELLSLIQQMSDMGVAVNSIPGFLWGGKLKPRHIGILGIVSTFISLAKLLRLVP comes from the exons ATGGATGGGCTTTCTTTACAAATTGCTTTGCGGAAATGGTGCGAACTTTTGGATGCCCACGCAGGAAGAGACAAAATCTTGAGGATAACTGGATACATCTGCACTTTGCTGTCAGACCTTCCT GGTACTAGAAACACTCCACTGGCCAAGAAGTTCCTCACAGTAGgcag gcAGATAAGTAACAGTCGGACAATCAACAGGCTTTTTGATGATCTGCCAATGCTCAATCGCACACTAAGTTATGGGATTGGTTCCAGTGAAAAAGACCAAATCATCCGAATCTCCAACCTTATATCAAATGTCATCAACACCTGCTATTATCCACTCGAACATTTGGCATGGTTCGGAGATCAACAAGTTTTAGCAGTTG AAAGTAAAACTTTCTGGAGAGGTGTTTCCTACTGTTGGGCATCAACTATGTACCTGGCCATTGTGAG GACTGTAAGAACCATATCCATGCTAATACAGCACAGGCGGCACACTTTGCATTCTGGGAAGCCATCGGACAGTGATGTCATGAAATTTCGACGCGGGATGTTGCAGGAATTATTGTCACTCATACAACAGATGTCTGATATGGGCGTAGCAGTCAATTCCATCCCAGGGTTCTTGTGGGGAGGCAAGCTTAAGCCTCGACACATTGGCATCCTCGGGATCGTGTCGACCTTCATTTCATTAGCCAAACTACTCCGTTTAGTGCCTTAA
- the LOC124341431 gene encoding uncharacterized protein LOC124341431: MSDQKEIYQLLQLLRKERQNQSEKARLAKRLESLRDENLRLLTEIGHCRNNVENLRKLLANDDQKAYSHYIHQREKMLHQRQQLREKRADQRKLVDELDQRFERLQLATFPVFS, from the exons ATGTCGGACCAGAAGGAAATCTATCAGCTCCTC CAACTGCTGAGGAAAGAGCGGCAGAACCAATCGGAAAAAGCCCGACTCGCCAAG CGGCTGGAGTCTTTACGCGACGAAAACCTCCGCCTGTTGACCGAGATCGGCCACTGCCGCAACAACGTCGAGAATTTACG GAAACTGCTGGCTAACGACGATCAAAAGGCCTACAGTCACTACATTCACCAGAG GGAGAAGATGCTGCACCAGCGGCAGCAATTGCGTGAGAAACGAGCCGATCAGCGCAAACTGGTGGACGAATTGGATCAACGCTTCGAGCGTCTCCAATTGGCCACTTTCCCCGTTTTCTCCTAA